A stretch of the Aegilops tauschii subsp. strangulata cultivar AL8/78 chromosome 4, Aet v6.0, whole genome shotgun sequence genome encodes the following:
- the LOC141021792 gene encoding uncharacterized protein, with the protein MWNEVGEHQLFGPDLIRDAKKKVMLIKDRLKIAQSRQKSYADARRKDVEYAPGDRAYLRVSPLRGVKRFGIKGKLAPRFMGPYKILECRGEVAYQLELPKALSGVHGVFHVSQLKKCHAELADIPLNDIVSLEAIQLEKDLTYEEKPIKILDTEERVTCTKTIKLCKFQWSHHTKEEATWE; encoded by the coding sequence ATGTGGAATGAAGTGGGTGAACATCAGCTCTTTGGGCCTGACTTGATTCGAGATGCCAAAAAGAAGGTCATGTTAATCAAGGATAGATTGAAGATCGCTCAGTCTCGACAAAAGAGTTATGCTGATGCTAGGCGCAAAGATGTGGAATATGCACCTGGAGATAGGGCATACCTTCGAGTATCGCCACTTCGTGGAGTTAAGAGGTTTGGAATCAAAGGGAAGTTGGCACCACGTTTCATGGGACCCTACAAGATTCTGGAATGTAGAGGAGAAGTAGCTTATCAGCTAGAACTACCAAAAGCTCTATCAGGAGTTCATGGTGTATTCCATGTCTCGCaattgaagaagtgtcatgctgaaTTGGCAGATATTCCTTTGAATGACATAGTTTCTTTGGAGGCAATTCAGTTGGAGAAGGACCTAACATATGAAGAGAAGCCTATAAAAATTCTTGATACAGAAGAGCGAGTCACTTGCACCAAGACGATCAAGTTATGCAAATTTCAGTGGAGTCATCATACTAAGGAAGAAGCCACTTGGGAGTGA